CGATGATCGTGGCCCAGGGCGGCATCGTCGGACGGTGCGCCTCACTGGACGCATTGCGCCGGGCTTTCCAACAAGGAGTGAGTGCATGACCGGTCAGGACATCAATATTCCCTCGGTGGTGGCCGAGGTGCGCGCCGCCTTCGAGGCGTATGAAGCGGCGCTGTTGGCCAACCGGCTGGCGGCGCTGGATCGGGCCTTCTGGGACGCGGAGGCAACGGTGCGCTACGGCGTCGCCGAGAATTTATACGGTGCCGATACCATCGCCCGCTATCGGCGTCAGTGCGAGCCGGTGCCCGCCAGTCGCCGGCTGCTGAATACCGTGATCACCACTTATGGTGCTGATGCCGCCACGGTCAGCACTCAATTTCGCAACGGTGACAGTCAG
This sequence is a window from Alloalcanivorax dieselolei B5. Protein-coding genes within it:
- the hpxZ gene encoding oxalurate catabolism protein HpxZ, with the protein product MTGQDINIPSVVAEVRAAFEAYEAALLANRLAALDRAFWDAEATVRYGVAENLYGADTIARYRRQCEPVPASRRLLNTVITTYGADAATVSTQFRNGDSQQLGRQMQTWIRFEDGWKVVAAHVSVDLATLE